A DNA window from Setaria viridis chromosome 2, Setaria_viridis_v4.0, whole genome shotgun sequence contains the following coding sequences:
- the LOC117842760 gene encoding F-box/LRR-repeat protein 13, whose protein sequence is MAMAAGAKRERRGRLDEDGEEELVDRISRLPDGVLGDIVSFLPTKDGARTQVLSSRWRPIWRSAPLNLDIRTDDVSRILSAHQGPGRRFCAEFRYFNDDPGDPSATLDRWLRSPALNNLQEIKFHLGITMESHPLPASVHRFSSTLRAASFGGCAFPEGNRASPLHLPLLKQLSLGDVRISETSFNALLAACPTLQSLLLTNILGCSRVQIVSQNLRSIGFRHTYYRDGHTNLQQLIIKDAPYLERLLCIENGSAQVTVVSAPKLHVLALQSVYNLTHDVGSTTFQFGRTVFQVSLPFSS, encoded by the coding sequence ATGGCGATGGCCGCCGGAGccaagagggagaggaggggaaggcTTGACGAGGATGGAGAGGAAGAGCTCGTCGACCGCATCAGCCGCCTCCCGGACGGCGTCCTCGGCGACATCGTCTCCTTCCTTCCCACCAAGGACGGCGCCCGCACGCAGGTACTCTCCTCCCGCTGGCGCCCCATCTGGCGCTCGGCTCCTCTCAACCTCGACATCCGCACCGACGACGTCTCGCGCATCCTCTCCGCGCATCagggccccggccgccgcttctGCGCTGAGTTCCGCTACTTCAACGACGACCCCGGCGACCCCTCCGCGACCCTGGACCGGTGGCTCCGGTCCCCCGCCCTCAACAACCTCCAGGAGATCAAGTTCCACCTCGGCATTACCATGGAGAGTCACCCGCTGCCGGCATCAGTACACCGCTTCTCGTCCACCCTTCGCGCCGCCAGCTTCGGCGGCTGCGCTTTCCCGGAAGGAAACCGCGCCAGCCCGCTTCACTTGCCACTTCTCAAGCAGCTAAGCCTTGGGGATGTCAGAATCTCGGAAACTTCTTTCAATGCCTTGCTCGCGGCCTGCCCTACCCTTCAAAGCTTGCTGCTAACTAACATCTTGGGCTGCTCTCGCGTCCAAATTGTGTCCCAGAACCTTAGAAGCATTGGTTTTCGTCATACTTATTATCGTGATGGACACACCAATTTGCAACAACTCATCATCAAGGATGCCCCATATCTAGAAAGGTTACTTTGTATTGAAAATGGTTCTGCGCAAGTCACCGTTGTCTCGGCACCAAAACTGCATGTTTTGGCACTACAGAGTGTTTACAACCTCACACACGACGTTGGCAGCACAACTTTTCAGTTTGGTAGAACAGTTTTTCAGGTATCACTTCCCTTCTCAAGTTAA